The Melanotaenia boesemani isolate fMelBoe1 chromosome 11, fMelBoe1.pri, whole genome shotgun sequence genome includes the window ttccacagacacacagaatCAATAAATTTCTTCCATTTGAAAACATGCGTACAGCACTCCATTCACGTGGTGTTGGCTGCCTCAAATTCTGCGCCCTTTAATCAAGCATGAGTACAAACTTTGTAGACGGATTCCTTTAACCTCTTTGAAAGTGACTGAAACACCGTATATGAATAAACTTTTCCATGGAACAGGAAATTAAGATgaaaccacttcctgtcaaaccttTAACCAATCAGATATCTtaaattgacagtaatgtccaatcaggagcagccaaagatcaacgaGTGAGCaaaaagttctatgtgtgtctgaaaagaacagaaataataaaggtcctctatggctggaataaagccaagaagatggtACTtgtaaacagcaaaaaataaataaatataatagcaaaaaacacctggaggaaaaagtgtaagTATGTTAGTACTTACTAACTTACTTAGTGGGTAGAGcagtcgtcttgtagcctgagggctGCCGGTTCGATCTTCAGCCtctcgagctcatgtcgaggtgtccctgagcaagacaccaaaccccaaaatTGCCCCTGATGGGTTGTTGTTatcgccttgcatggcagcttccgccatcagcgtgtaaatgtgtgtgtgaatgtgatgtatattgtaaagtgctttgggtaaaagcgctatatagaTACTACTTAccatgtaaatagtttctgttgtttgtttcaataccaataaaaatacataaataaaataaagttttatggATTAAAAGCCTGATAATGAATCTTTAAGAGTTGCTGTAAAtgagattttaaaactgaatcAACTAAACTGGATAAACGACTCAACTATTGCTGGATGAATCAACCTCGTGTAGCTTCCATATTTCTATCTTAGCACCTTCAGTCAAATTCGTTTTAAGTCCTATCTCTGCGTTCCATCACATCAGATACAAAGTGCTGCCATGCAGGACACAAAGTAgtttcatttattattgttacgcatgtttgtttgttgaagGTGCTTTGTGTTTCCCACACTGCAGCACGTCAGCTCGCACGAGGGGCAACATTTCTGTGGAAAACATACTGAGCATGACAAGCCTTTCTGCAGAAGCTGAACACACTGAATGTTGGACAGCATAGTTTCATGAAGGTGTAAAATCTCTGAACTCAGATGTTGTCAACTGGAAAAAGTATGAAATGTGATGTTGCAGCATTCAACTAAAGGCATATTTTAAAGGACATTTTTTAATCGGTTATGTAGaagtatgtgggtgtgtgttgtgtttgcatgcacTTGATCAACAGATATTTCCTTGGAAACCTGTCTTCTGATTATCCGTGCTGTTGGTGGTGATGGTGCCATTGTCTGGATGCTTTTGTCCACACACAGTTGCAGGTGGTGATAAATGTTGAAAGCAGGTTTTATCTGTATCAGGAGTCAAGGCTTCAATGAAGCACCGGATCAAGAATTCATTCTAAACCAGGACCTTcacatgttgtgtttttctttcatgaattattgtatttctaaataatagaattttaaaaaatgaaaaagaaagaagacagacaaaacaaaaaaataagacaaatttTAAAATCTCACTTTTTCACAGCATTAAGATTTTAGGTGAAGTCCAATACGTAAGAATCAGACTGGCTGAGAGCCGGTGAAGGTTTACGTCTTCGTTCTGTAGGGATGAATACACACATTATAACACACCCAGTTCCTCTAGCTCAAGATAATTAAAGTCTGATTTGTGATGACGGATGGTTTAATTCATGAGCCATAAAACAGACAATGTATTATAGTGGccttatttctgtaaatactaATTCATCAGAACAAAACTCAGAAACTtatatttttcatctttaactAAAGCGTTTATTATGAATGCTAACAATGatccattaaataaaacaactaaacactGATATTATTGTTTTCCCAGCCAGCATCTGACATTCCTGAAGTTGATTGTTTGTAATTTACCAAAACCGTCTTGACCATAGCAAAAGTAGCTAAAGCTAATTTATTCCTCCATAGAAAGTGTATAGCGGTCCGATTAGCTTGTGCAGAATTTTTCCAAACACTAAGAGGCTCTGTATGAAAGACTCCTTTTTAAGACTGGGATTCTGTAACCTAACCAGTCTAGCATCTATCTAACCACAGCAAACACATGTTTCCTGCGGTTAGACGCTGACTTTTTGTAGCTGAAACGGTGGCTTGGTAAGGTAGACACACAAGATGCAGCTGCTGTTTTCAATGTGTGTAAGTGAATATTCTTTATAGATGAGGCCAGGGGTGTTCATCCTGCTTGCTTTTAAATTCAGAGTTCTCTTTGCTATTTTCACATGTTTTGTATGACTGCAACTCATTGCTGCCCACCTCTGCAAACGTATATTGATCTTTTGAGCTCTTGCCTTGAAATTCGTCCTGCTGCATGCAGTGGAACCAGCCAGTCTCTGGATACTCCCACACAACCCATCTGGAGCTTCAATCATCTGCTCATGAATGTGATTACTGCTACATCAAGGAAGGAAGATGTCATGCAGCTTTGTTTCTTACATATTAACAAGaaggaaaatattaaacaagagaaaatgagagaataTGACACCTCGTATTCTCTCATTTTAAGGAACCATAACTgatttaatgagccattcaCAGTTTCACTGTGTACTTAGACTTGCATGGATTAATCTTTGAGACAAGCATATGTGCAACTGATCGCTGAAAGCACTATGGCAACATCAGCCTTAGTTTCCAAAAACATCTCAAAAAGGTTGGAAGAATGTTCTCGTGTTATGATACTGTAGCTGATAAAGGATGTTTACAAAGTCAACAGCCATTTCCACTGAATTTTGTTTCCTGTCTGCCTTGTACAAGCTGGTGGAACCATGCAGCCTAAGAATATGATCACTTGACCCTGGGAGTCGGGTCAAGGTTAACGTACAAATGTGAGCAAACTTTGTCTGTTAGATTATTTATCAAAAATGGCTCTTatacagaaaatatatttctagGATTGTGTTATTTCACCGTGATAAAGTTTGCCACATCTGGTCTCTTAGTgatgcaaaaacaaatattgttGTTGCAATTCCTGATAAACATGGACATTTACTGCGCTGGAAAGCTGCAGCGAGGCTTTCAATGACAGTTAGCAGCATCGTATTTCTCCAGTTCTCCAGCTTCTCTTCACTGGTTTCTCTGATGAACACAGGATAGAATTTTTCATTCTACTCGCATCAATTGAGCCATCGTTTGATTAGACACAGAGCtttggaaacaaaaacatgtgaaaacaaCACATGATATGGCAAATAACTCCCATATCAACTTATTACCATGTTATTAATAaactatgataaaaaaaactaaatctccAAAAGAGTAAATGAACCTGCTGTATGTGTGGGATTATGAGATGTTAAAATGAGGtgataatagaaaatgtggggaaaaaaactacTGCTACATTCCAGTTTTCTtcttagataaataaaatatattctaTTTCCTTTCTATTCCTTTATTTCATAACATGCTGAATATGGGCTAACATCGTGGCTATTCAGAGGCGGACTGTGGGGGCGGAGGGCACCTTGTCTTGTTTGCTGGGCATCAGAACAGAAGCATCCATTAACAGTCTGGGAGAAGAGGGTTTTATGGTGAGTTAATGAGATACATGTGCTTTTGAAGTCTTCTGTTCATTTGTGTTAAATTCAGGCCTCACCTTGTTTCACATGCTGGTACCTGCAGGCTGCCGCTGTATTACTCTGGAGAAAAGCTTTTTCCAGCTTGTTTGGTGGCAGCCTGGACTGCTTCTACTCTACTTCCCCAAAACTTTGGTAAAACTATACCTACAGCATTTTTTCTGCATGAGTTACATAAGATCATTAGAACCAGGACTAAACCGTCCACCTGATGATTATGTGTACAACAGCAAGAACTAACTTCAGAGGAACAATCAGCAAGAAAAACTTGATTCTTAGCTGCTTGATGAAGAGCTGAGTCTCAGTCTCCTCCTACACGTGAGGAGGGACAAGTCAAGTTTGTAAACATAAATACCAGCTTCAACACAGACGGAGGAGCAGAGACTCAACCGGACCTGAACCAGGTGAGCACCGGAGACGCCTGCACTCACAAGATCGATGTCTTTAATGCTgcaaaaatcaattaaattacTCTCATGCCTGAAAGCAAGGATGATGCACATTCAGGTTATTTTGCGGGTCATTATTTTTAACAATgtcttaaattttatttcagccTCTAAATCCACATAAAAATGGCAGGTAAGGGCAGCCTGTTGTTTCCACAACATTAAGAACGAATGTGTTATGACTCATCAGATCTGCATTTGCAAAAGATGTTGTTAGTGTCACTGTGACGAATTTCCtttaacagaaatataaatcagtttttcatgtctgttttgtAGATGAAAGTTTTCAGAAGGAGTTCCTGGACACCCACAATGCCTACAGGGCGATGCACAACGCGCCACCACTCACCTATAACAGTGAGCTGAATGCAGCGGCCCAGAAATGGGCCGATCACATGCTGGGGGAGAACACTCTGGGGCACAGCGACACTAATGACGGAGAGAACATCTACTTTATGTCCAGCTCTGCATCTGTCAGTCCAACAGGTAGACGGGTGCTCTGTATTATACCTTCATGTTAAGAGTTCTGAATTATTTTGTATCACTGAAGCTATTAAATGTGATGCTTTTAAGCTCAAActactatttttattgtgaatgGGTACTACGCTGCTTCTAGAAATCTAATTTCCATCAGGGTAGCTGCCCaagggatcaataaagttctACTCAGTAAAGTTCTATTCAGTTTACTTTTCTGTCTCTTGTTTCAGGAAAAGAAGCTGTGGATTCATGGTACAGTGAGATCAAGGATTATGACTTTAACAAGCCTGGATTCCAGAGCAAAACTGGTAAAACACCACCCAGCACATGACCTCTATCCAAGTTATATAGAGATATATTTAACCCACAAGAGCCCGACGTggcatatttgtcacatacagtttctgagacatttttgctataaactttgctcaaaatcctgttgaacacaatctgatactcatCTTCTGTCCCCTTAAAAGGCctaataaagacctcatatttaataaattagattttacTTACCATTTTTGTATGGGTTGAGCCTTTATGGGTTAAAATGTGTGAGTGAGAAGATGTGCATATACCTGCAAGGGTCATTTCTAAGTGTTTCTTTCATTGGATGTTAAACACCTGCCTCACgatgctgctgtgttttttttcctgcaggacATTTTACTCAGGTGGTGTGGAAGGACAGCAAAGAACTGGGCGTGGGCATGGCCACTGATGGTAAAAAGGTCATTGTGGTTGGACAGTACCGCCCTGCTGGCAACATCGCCAATCCAGGCCACTATGAGAAAAATATCAGCCCAAAAGGTAAAACATAAGAACGTGCATACATCTTACGCCCAAACTTAGAACTTATAACAGTTTACATATTTCACCTGAGTAATATATTCACATGACTTGAAAACAcacatattttcatttcattgatGCACCTTTaaagatgtttcctgctgcttgTCTCACACTTGTATGCCTCACCTATGTTTACTGTCACTTTCCAGAGTAAACGTTGTGCATTTTACAGCCAATGGCTGCAGCAGACAACAAGTctggtggaggagaagaagatgaagagaacCTACAACCAACCTCCTCAATCAACATTCAACAATATATACTAAGATGTGAAgacataaaacagaacaaataaaacaatgtttattaaagCACTGGTGCTGTACCTACTACTTCCTCAACATAACAACATCCTCTTAAAACCTGACAGTTTCTGAAATGAACACTTGagtttttgattttcttttttctatatGTGCAGAGTGTAATTTTTATCAAGGCTGCTGCTTCTTTGGGTGCATGTCGTCCACATCTGCATACATAcatccttatttctttctctcttttaagTCTTCTAGAGCTCTTTCTATCTGGACATGAAGGTTCTGTCATCAGCAGACCCTACATGtcagatgtttaaataaaaaagtcccATCTGTCGCTTATGAGGGGAACAACATTATGAGTACTGTGCTATTAAACATTAGTGCTTGTAATTTAAAACCATTCTGTGTTCAGATCAATCAAAGTAAACAATGGACAGCGTAGGAGGAAGACCATCCAGCTTGTTAACAGTGGAGTATATAGAGGCTTTAGAGCAGTGGTCAGGAACCCTGGTCTTCAAGGGCCATAAACCTGcaagtttccctgctccaaccaattttattcaaatcaaatagatccaacagcctatcaaATTTTGCACAGTGACTCAATAATTTGGATCAGGTGAGCTGAAgcaggaaaatataaaatgagGCTGAAGGTTCCCCGCCACTGTAtcagagcaacatctgctcccggAGCAGatttgcagatttcagcaagacaatgctgaaccacatcctgcatccatcacagcagcatggcttcacaggagaagagtccggctgctgaaccggtctgcctgcagtccagacctttcaccagtacacaacatctggagcatcatgtaaacagaaatcTAGCAacaaaggtccaggactgtagagcagctagaatcctgcatcagaccagaatgggacaagaTTCCTCTTCTAAAACTCCAGCacctggtctcctcacttcccagacgtttacagacgtgttagaagaagagatgctacaccatgttgaacatcaccctggaactactttttacaccgtgctgaacatcaccctggaactactttttacaccatgctgaacatcaccctggaactactttttacaccgtgctgaacatcaccctggaactactttttacaccatgctgaacatcaccctggaactactttttacaccatgctgaacatcaccctggaactactttttacaccatgctgaacatcaccctggaactactttttacaccatgctaaacatcaccctggaactactttttacaccgtgccgaacatcaccctggaactactttttacaccatgctaaacatcaccctggaactactttttacaccgtgctgaacatcaccctggaactactttttacaccatgttgaacttcaccctggaactacttcttacaccatgctgaacatcaccatggaactactttttacaccatgctgaacatcaccctggaactactttttacaccgtgccgaacatcatcctggaactactttttacaccgtgctgaacatcaccctggaactactttttacatcgtgccaaacatcaccctggaactactttttacaccgtgccaaacatcaccctggaactactttttacaccatgccgaacatcacctggaactactttttacaccatgccgaacatcacctggaaccactttttacaccgtgccaaacatcaccctggaactactttttacagatgtgttgctgccatcagattcagaGTGACCATGAAATactaaaatgtctcatttttaacatctgatatgttgttcattgtccataagaaataaaatatgggttgacaagatttgtaaatgattgtgttctgtttttaattacattttacactttttacatcttCTTTGGACCTGAAACATGAAAAGAAtacataattaattatttcaaaatGCACTACTAGGAGCAGCCTAACACAGAAGAGGAGTCTTCTTTGCTCTGTACAGGTGCCAAAGAGCcatattctttaaatatttaatgtttcttaAGCTCTctgcagtttagtttttgtttcagttttatttgtagttttattgtttgatgTAAAAGTATTAGATGGGAGAAACTACACAAAAAGagtaaactaaaacaaagcttcattttttctttaaccaacttttttcttacatttttcccTCCTGAAAATGATCTACAGAATTGGtttaaagacaataaataaataattgaaggctcttgtttttcatgttctcttGGTAATATCCGTCCAGAATCCCACATCAGCTGGTTTTCTTATAAATAAAGAGCGCCCCCTTGTGGCTTTAGACTCTTAGCACTTTGGCTGCTTCCCCCATGGTATCCTGTCCAGCTTGAACACACCTGGGATTTCAGCTTCAGTTTCATCTTCTCTCCCAGAACCGATGTTAAAGGgactgtttttaacttttaaaggtcccatattatgcaaaattcactttttaatggttttggaacagtcatactggtccccccgcatgtgtaggagacccgtaagtgtgaaactctttcaggcgctctctctcccccctgctccacctctagggaagtaagcgctgaaatgagcttgtttgaaagcgtgtacgttatgacgtcataagggacaataaccactccccacagagcgatggacccgtctaccggctctcaaagcccgccctctaaaaatcacctagcgcccagtgtttttccctcttcggcaaccctcgttagcggacatggctaagcgacagaagcactgttctgtttgtggctgcataaatgaacacgaaaacgtttttttacttccatccactgaacccacgaggactgagtggattaattttatttttggaggaaatgtacccggaaaacttccaaaggttttgcatgtctgtggccagcatttcaaagaggactgtttccacaacatgggggcatggaaagcaggcttcgccaaccgtttgaagctgaagccaggttcaataccaactgtccgtgacacagctggagaggtaagagctggcagttattttatcgtttcggccttattagtctgatagcttgaaaatatattaacctgtcaatcacctcatgacgggcgatgcgatgggcggagccaacagctgagctgctccaccagggttccgcccaccataaacggcacatttctgaagctgctaaaaagagggaggtgaagagaagccgctgcactcaaactgagggtcgatttgtccataccatggcggaaatatttcatttagatattaatgaatggtctcagattgggaataaagtgtataatatgggacctttaaggctCCAATGAGAAGCAAGGATGTTGAATGAATGATGGTGAtgtcttttaactttttattagttCAGCCCAGTTTGTAGTTTGGTTCGTGTGAGGAGAAACAAAAGTTATTCTAGACTGGCTTTTAACGGATAGATTAGCATGCTACTGCCGTCTACAATGAAAATATACTTGAACATAAATGAGTTGTGGTTAACTTAAAGTGGATAAAAGCAAAATcgtttcaggtttgctgttgtgcgctgcctgtagaccaaaacaaagtgtgtcacgagatcaacacagagaggcGGTGTGTTTTCTTCATGGTAATAATGtgcaaacaaaacattgtaTAATCATTAGTGTATAACTGTAAACTTAACCCATCAGTCCTGTATAGAAGTGCAAATAACCCATAAAAGTAGTGATTACACTTTGCGAAGACTTCAGAGACTTTGTTGTTGATGGTAAATGAATTACACACATAGccttttttaattccttcaatCTAGAAACGATGAATTTCCTCTTTTTGTCCCTTTAACAAGAAGACAGGTGGACATCTGCAGCTCATATATGCAACAGAGAAAACAGCATTTATGATCACTATTCTCATCAAGGATATCTTTATTAGGTGTAACTAGTCTAACCACAGTCTACAAGGTTACTTATTAActtaaaaagcaacagaaatgtTGCACCACTTTAATATGCATGACATGATCAACAAAGACAGCTACACCTCCAGCCCTCATTGTCATGCCCCTCAAGGCAACACGTTGCTCCAAAATCTCCACAAACCTTTCTGCATCAACGTTGCCATCACAGAAGTGGAAATAAGGATTACTAACCCCATACCGTCACTAGGCCTGGCTGAGAGCAGGCTGGGCGCTCCTGTCTTTGATCCAGAATATACGAAGCCCATTTTCTTCTGCCAACAAAGCCCAAAAAAATCAGCTCTCCCTCTGTCTGTGCTGGGCTGAGGAGAACAACCTTGACAAAAGGCCAGAAGTAAGACCAGCTGTTTTTCATACCAACCCATATCTGAGTTTAACTCTTTGGTATTCACATACTTTGAAGTGTGTTTATGAATGCAGGGTTCATTCAGTGTCTTATGTACAAATTGGTTTGATTCGATTACAGAGCAGCTGCGTTTTTACCTGTAAATCTGTGAACTGGTAGCAAAGTGTGTGACAGGCGGACATCACCGTTTCTGTGTCTGGTTTCAGGGAGAGAAGCTGGGACAGTGAGATCAGGCATTACACCTTCAGCAGAGTACACTTCCAGAGTAATTCTGGTAAAACAGCACACAGAACTGGGATATGTTGGAAATGTGTAAATGACTTCAAGCAAGCATATATCTGCGTGTGTGAGCTTTAAGATCGAAGCatgaagatgaaaaataaaaagacattgtCATTTGTCATATTCAAGCTGAGGAAGAAATGGACATAAACTAATTATAGACTTggtgttttcatttcagttacAGTTACGTCCGTTGGACATTATAAAGAGAGGACAACACTCTGTCCACATGATGCTGTGTGTGTCTTCCTCCAGGACATTTCACTCAGGTGTTGTAGAAGGAAAGAACTGGCAGCGGGCATGGCCACCGATGGCAGGTCGCTGTGGTTGGGCAGCTGCTAACTTCACCACTCCAGGCTACTTTGAGAGAAACATCAGCCTCGTGTCGCAGTGAAATTCAAAAGTTAGCgtcataaaaacataaataataaaataataatctgaaCAGGGAAATTAGTTCTGGCAATAATCTTGCATATTTgcatttatatgttttattgatATAAATTGTCcctttaataaatacataaagtaaaataagGTTTGAGagtgcattaaaaatgttctcCAATATTAGCATTTTATACACACTTAACTGTCTTTTTAAGGCACTGGCTCTACCTGTGGTTTTGTCCATGACAGGACTGAGCGACTACTTCATACATCACACATGCAGATGAAAATAATTTAGGAATGTTTAAGCAATCTTATTTACATTATATAACATAGCATTATAGCACACAAGTCCAGTTaccaaagaaattaaaacaaaatgcagtcaTTTATAATCTCACCAGCCCATACTTTATTctcaaataaacataaacaacatatcgaATGTTAAAAtagagacattttaccatttcattcattatcttattttgaatttgatggcagtaaAACGTCTATAAAAAGTTGAATAAAGGGGCAACATTGggttttatttatgtctttgaatgaatattaaaattGAGTAACTTCTGCAGAGTTTCCCTGTTTAAGCAGCTCTCATTTGCCATAAGTTGCATCATTTATTACATTTGCAGCCTATTGTGATGTGAAGAAATCTGTTCTGTACACGAAGACattcatttacagtaaaaagtaTGTAACTAGGCTGCATTGTGGCATATACGTCCCAACAGCCCTGCTTTGATAGGTCTTATTGttagaataatttaatatttatgtgaCTCATAGAAACATATTCCAAAGCACTTTCAGTGATATCACTGCATTTTTCCGTTTATGTGCTCAACTATCTTAAATAAACCTAGctacaaaaggaaaaacatttctgtttaatctgttatttctttcctttaaccAGTTTAACGCCGTGTACATCATGTTTCACACAGACAGTAAAAACCTGCTGAACCTGAcgcttgtcttctgccccctggtggacaccatCTGCAAcacaataaatctgatttaaacagaaataaactgtACATATATGCactttattattgtgtattattgtttattgtggGGTCTGTGTTGTTCTGAAAagatttgctttgccaagacaGGCTTCATAGATTTAGGGCCCCTGTTGATACTTaagtattattgttattattattattattattattattattgttgcttAACATTTTGCTAAAGGGCCAATGaagacttcagattaaaaacattttcatttcctgTCCATTTTTTTAGACTTGGCCTTTGATGGGTTGATAATACCAACTGGTGGGTTCCATCATGAGAAAGGCTGATTGTCGCCTTTACAGCGAGGTATAACTGGTAAGAATTGTGCTTTTGTGGAACGAGCAacacatgtaaaaaaatctgattgaTAGGCAGACTTATTGGAATAAAAGATGTTTAGATGTcatatctccagaatctgggaccgatctccatcctccaggatgacgACTCTGCCCAGAGCCCAGATCATCACAGAGAACCTCCAGGATTCGGAGGATGAAATGAGctgctgtgagtccagacttCAGCCCGAACACTTGTTGGATTAACTTGTGGCGGGTGGTTCATGTCAGAGTTTCCACGCAGGTTGACCTTCAACAACTCCTGGTAGAGAAATGGgctggtgatgaagaggaggtacCGAGCTGTTGTAGCTGTGTGTGGATCTTCCATGCGACTGCGGTTTTGTGCAGTCATCCAATACATCAAGAAACTCAGAAGAAGGATGAAAACCAACAGGAGAATTTTTCAGGGGACTTTGACACATTTTTGTTGCTCATCCCACAGAAGCCCCATCCCACCTCGTTGTAAAGGTGCTAAAGCTGCGCTAACATAGTGAACACAATCTTTCAGGCTGGTTCAGAATAGAAAAGTATGTTCAGCTTAATCCtaaactgcagtttatttagCTGATAAGTTAGTTATATTTAAGGGAGGAGGAAGGGGTTGCAGTGTGGTGATGGTGGTTTGAACTGCTGCTGTACAGTCCTTCTTcaac containing:
- the LOC121649039 gene encoding cell wall protein PRY3-like → MADGSFQKEFLDTHNAYRAMHNAPPLTYNSELNAAAQKWADHLLKKNSLGHSNTKDGENVYYKSSTASVSPKGKEAVDSWYSEIKDYDFGRPGFRSNTGHFTQVVWKDSKELGVGMATDGKKVFVVGQYRPAGNFTNPGYFEKNVSPKDESFQKEFLDTHNAYRAMHNAPPLTYNSELNAAAQKWADHMLGENTLGHSDTNDGENIYFMSSSASVSPTGKEAVDSWYSEIKDYDFNKPGFQSKTGHFTQVVWKDSKELGVGMATDGKKVIVVGQYRPAGNIANPGHYEKNISPKE